One window from the genome of Oryza glaberrima chromosome 3, OglaRS2, whole genome shotgun sequence encodes:
- the LOC127766093 gene encoding protein CHAPERONE-LIKE PROTEIN OF POR1, chloroplastic, with protein MATATALSLSGGGGGGGGGRYPATVARRCCCAVPRSRRGPAPRRRLGLAASRADDSSPAPFEMTLEGALKLLGVAEGASFDDIMRAKNAVLASCKDDQDAVAQVEAAYDMLLMQSLSQRRAGKVVDNSIRYADVKPVKSAGSGTVPQWMQATMKNAPVTFEAPSSSSLGIQSCVYGALMVFTYASGSATSLPSTYTSPDVPGFILATGFGASLYFLTKKNMNLGKAALITVGGLAVGATVGSAVENWLQVDVVPFLGVHSPAVVVSEFILFSQLLVSLFVR; from the exons atggccacggccacggcgctCTCcctgagcggcggcgggggcgggggcggcggcggcaggtacCCCGCcacggtggcgcggcggtgctGCTGCGCCGTCCCGCGGTCGCGGCGGGgtcccgcgccgcggcggcgcctggGCCTGGCGGCGTCCAGGGCGGACGACTCGTCGCCCGCGCCGTTCGAGATGACGCTGGAGGGCGCGCTGAAGCTGCTGGGCGTCGCCGAGGGCGCATCCTTCGACGACATCATGCGCGCCAAGAACGCCGTCCTCGCATCCTGCAAGGACGACCAGGACGCCGTCGCGCAG GTTGAGGCTGCCTATGACATGCTGCTTATGCAGAGCTTATCACAGCGAAGGGCTGGCAAGGTTGTTGATAACAGCATCCGCTATGCTGACGTCAAACCTGTAAAAAGTGCAGGTTCAGGCACAGTACCACAGTGGATGCAAGCAACCATGAAGAACGCACCCGTGACATTTGAGGCTCCATCTTCGAGCAGCTTGGGTATCCAATCATGCGTTTATGGTGCACTGATGGTTTTCACTTATGCTAGTGGAAGCGCTACATCTTTACCATCAACATACACTAGCCCTGATGTGCCTGGATTTATCTTAGCAACAGGATTTGGTGCTTCATTGTATTTCCTgacaaagaaaaatatgaacTTAG GTAAAGCGGCATTGATTACTGTTGGGGGTCTTGCAGTCGGTGCGACAGTCGGATCTGCTGTGGAGAATTGGCTACAGGTTGATGTTGTGCCCTTTCTAGGCGTTCACTCCCCTGCTGTTGTTGTCAGTGAATTTATTCTGTTCTCCCAATTGTTGGTCTCGCTGTTTGTTAGATAG
- the LOC127768373 gene encoding CSC1-like protein At4g35870, producing MGPTAPPPDAGGGEPEAWYGSIQYLVNISAVGAASCVLLFLLVKLRFDHRRIPGPSALAAKLLAVYHATAPQIALHCGADAAQFLLFERASFLVLAAVAAAAVAAALPLNLLAGDAAIADQFAATTISHIPKSSPLLWLHLLLTAAVVAIAHLGISRMEDALRITRFRDGNGNPSDPNSSSVAVFTIMIQGIPKTLAADKTPLKDYFEHKYPGKVYLVIVPFDLCTLEYLAEEWGKVRNRISWLEARMDARNLFDEFAQGGRHSEEHWIVRRCKELWVMAAERFGFTDEEMLRRLQTKKLVLGSKLSDYKDGRAPGAGIAFVVFKDVYTANKAVRDFRMERKKTPIGRFFPVMELQLERSRWTVERAPPASDIYWNHLGLSKTSLGLRRIAVNTCLILMLLFFSSPLAIISGMQSAARIINVEAMDNAKSWLVWLQSSSWFWTIIFQFLPNVLIFVSMYIIIPSVLSYFSKFECHLTVSGEQRAALLKMVCFFLVNLILLRALVESSLESWILSMGRCYLDSVDCKQIEQYLSPSFLSRSSLSSLAFLITCTFLGISFDLLAPIPWIKHIMKKFRKNDMVQLVPEENEDYQLMHDGEETNNLRAPLMSEREDSGILNGIEEHDLSLYPINRSFHMPKQTFDFAQYYAFDITIFALTMIYSLFAPLTVPVGAVYFGYRYLVDKYNFLFIYRVRGFPAGNDGKLMDMVICIMQFCVIFFLVAMLLFFAVQGDPMKLQAICTLGLLVFYKLLPSRSDRFQPSLLEGMQTVNSFVDGPTDYEVFSQPDLDWSLYQS from the coding sequence ATGGggccgaccgcgccgccgccggacgccggcggcggggagccggAGGCGTGGTACGGCAGCATCCAGTACCTGGTCAACATCTCCGCGGTGGGGGCCGCCTCCTGCgtgctcctcttcctcctcgtcaaGCTCCGCTTCGACCACCGCCGCATCCCGGGGCcctccgcgctcgccgccaAGCTCCTCGCCGTCTACCACGCCACCGCGCCGCAGATCGCGCTCCACTGCGGGGCCGACGCCGCCCAGTTCCTCCTCTTCGAGCGCGCCTCCTTcctcgtgctcgccgccgtggccgccgccgccgtcgccgccgccctcccgctcAACCTCCTCGCCGgggacgccgccatcgccgaccagttcgccgccaccaccatctcccACATCCCCAAGTCATCCCCGCTCCTCtggctccatctcctcctcaccgccgccgtcgtcgccatcgcccatCTCGGCATCTCCCGCATGGAGGACGCCCTTCGCATCACCCGCTTCCgcgacggcaacggcaaccCCAGCGACCCCAACTCCAGCTCGGTTGCCGTCTTCACCATCATGATCCAGGGCATTCCCAAGACGCTCGCCGCAGACAAGACCCCGCTCAAGGATTACTTTGAGCACAAGTACCCTGGAAAGGTGTACCTGGTCATCGTGCCCTTCGATCTCTGCACGCTGGAGTATCTAGCTGAGGAGTGGGGGAAGGTGCGGAACAGGATTTCTTGGCTGGAGGCAAGGATGGATGCCCGCAACCTATTTGATGAATTTGCTCAGGGTGGAAGACATTCAGAAGAGCATTGGATTGTGAGGAGATGCAAAGAGCTGTGGGTGATGGCAGCAGAGAGGTTTGGGTTTACTGACGAGGAAATGCTAAGGAGGTTGCAGACAAAGAAACTTGTCCTCGGTAGCAAGTTATCGGATTATAAGGATGGGCGTGCTCCCGGTGCTGGCATAGCCTTTGTGGTTTTTAAGGACGTGTATACAGCAAACAAGGCTGTGAGAGATTTCCGGATGGAAAGGAAGAAGACACCAATAGGGAGGTTCTTCCCGGTGATGGAGCTCCAGCTTGAGAGAAGCCGTTGGACTGTGGAAAGGGCACCACCGGCATCAGATATCTACTGGAACCATCTAGGGCTGAGCAAGACCTCACTAGGATTGCGGCGTATTGCAGTCAACACCTGCCTCATTCTGATGCTCTTGTTCTTCAGTTCACCATTGGCAATAATTAGTGGGATGCAAAGTGCAGCGCGGATCATCAATGTGGAGGCTATGGATAACGCCAAATCATGGCTTGTCTGGCTCCAAAGCTCTAGCTGGTTCTGGACCATTATCTTTCAGTTTCTTCCCAACGTCCTCATTTTTGTGAGCATGTATATTATCATCCCATCAGTGCTGTCTTACTTCTCCAAGTTTGAGTGTCATCTGACAGTATCGGGAGAGCAGAGGGCTGCATTGTTGAAGATGGTTTGCTTCTTCCTTGTTAATCTCATTCTACTGCGTGCACTGGTGGAATCATCGCTTGAAAGTTGGATACTCAGTATGGGCCGGTGCTACCTAGACAGTGTTGATTGCAAGCAGATTGAACAATACTTAAGCCCCTCTTTTTTGTCAAGATCTTCACTCTCCTCCCTGGCATTCTTGATCACATGCACCTTTCTAGGAATATCCTTTGATCTGTTGGCTCCAATCCCTTGGATAAAGCATATAATGAAGAAATTTAGAAAGAATGATATGGTCCAGTTGGTCCCTGAAGAAAATGAGGACTACCAACTGATGCATGATGGCGAAGAAACAAATAATTTGAGAGCGCCTCTAATGTCTGAGAGAGAAGACAGTGGCATTCTGAATGGTATTGAGGAGCATGATCTTTCATTGTACCCGATAAACAGGAGCTTCCATATGCCAAAGCAGACATTTGACTTTGCACAATACTATGCATTTGACATTACAATATTCGCGCTCACAATGATCTACTCACTGTTTGCTCCTCTGACAGTTCCTGTCGGCGCAGTATACTTTGGCTACCGATACCTTGTGGACAAGTACAATTTCCTGTTTATCTACAGAGTTAGAGGGTTTCCTGCAGGCAATGATGGGAAGCTGATGGACATGGTGATCTGCATCATGCAATTCTGCGTTATTTTCTTCCTTGTTGCAATGTTACTATTCTTTGCAGTCCAAGGTGATCCTATGAAGCTACAGGCAATATGTACTCTTGGTTTGTTAGTCTTTTATAAATTGCTGCCCTCTAGAAGTGATCGCTTCCAGCCATCCTTGTTGGAAGGGATGCAGACAGTTAATAGCTTTGTAGATGGTCCAACAGATTATGAAGTTTTTTCACAACCTGACCTGGATTGGAGCCTGTATCAATCCTGA